The region GACAAGACGGTCTTCGACGAGTACGAGACGACGCTGAAGGTGCTGGGCGGCGATACCGTCCACCTCGGGGACCAGTCCGACCTCGCCGCCCTGTACGAGATGGCGGTGGGCGCCATGCTGCTGCCCGCGCTGGTCGGCTTCTTCCAGGATGCCGTGGCCGTGCAGGCGCGCGGGCTGGACGTGAGCAGCATGGTGCGGTTCGCGGGAAAGTGGCTCGACATGATCAAGTCCCTGCTGCCCGTCTACGCCGAGGAAATCGACGGCGGTGACTACACCGATGCCGCCTCCTCGGTGAACCTGTTCCTCGCGGGCGCGGCCCACGACAGGGACCTGACCGAGGAGACGAACGTCGACACGGCCTGGCTGGCCCCGCTGCACGACCTGCTGGAGCGGGCGGCTGCGGCGGGCCACGGCGACCACAGCATCGCGGCCCTGACCGAAGTGCTCAGGAAGTCGGCGCAAACGGCGTAACAGCACAGTGAGCTCGTCTGCTGCGGTCTCGTCCGCTGGGGCTGCGGCTACGTCCGGTGGGGGACGAGCCGCTTGGTGGTCCGGCGGAACGCCCAGACCACGACCAGCGCGGCCAGCACGGTCAGCGGGGTGCCCATCGCGACCTTGGCGACGGCCAGCCAGGTGGTGGAGTCGGCGAGGTAGAGCCACTGCTTGACCACGAACCGGGCGCCGAAGACGGCCGCCGCGAACAGCGTCGCGACGTCGTGTGCGGCCAGCGCGACGCGGTCGGAGCGCCAGTCGTGCCTGCCGCCGTGCATCAGGTTCCACACGACGCCGGTCAGCGGGCGACGGACCAGCACGGAGCCGAGCGCGAAGGCGAAACCCACCAGGGAGGCCCAGATCCCGATCACGAAGAAGTCCTTCGCCGACCCGGTCCAGGCGACGATGCCCACAGCGACCGCGAGACCGAGCATGCCCCCGATCGCCGAGCTGAAGCGTTCCCCGTGCAGCAGCCGGAACCCGGTCAGCGCCAGCCCGACGCAGATGGAGACGCCTATCGTCATGGGCAGCGGAAAGAACGCGTTGGCCACCACGAAGACGACGACCGGGACCGTCGAGTGGACGAACCCCATCGGGCCGCCCATCTGGTCCAGCAGGGTGGGCGTCTTCTCGGCGGCTGGGGGGTCGGTGGTCGGGAGGGTCGCGGTCGGGGTCTCGTCG is a window of Saccharopolyspora erythraea NRRL 2338 DNA encoding:
- a CDS encoding NAD(P)-dependent oxidoreductase, whose protein sequence is MAEGAVQAGEVAAAVEASPLVITCLTTFEDTRTTLEPAASALSGRALVTLNSGSPADARAMAVWATGCGARFLAGAVKNVPAAVGAPDTLLYYSGDKTVFDEYETTLKVLGGDTVHLGDQSDLAALYEMAVGAMLLPALVGFFQDAVAVQARGLDVSSMVRFAGKWLDMIKSLLPVYAEEIDGGDYTDAASSVNLFLAGAAHDRDLTEETNVDTAWLAPLHDLLERAAAAGHGDHSIAALTEVLRKSAQTA
- a CDS encoding DUF3159 domain-containing protein, coding for MTEQSRVDLDDETPTATLPTTDPPAAEKTPTLLDQMGGPMGFVHSTVPVVVFVVANAFFPLPMTIGVSICVGLALTGFRLLHGERFSSAIGGMLGLAVAVGIVAWTGSAKDFFVIGIWASLVGFAFALGSVLVRRPLTGVVWNLMHGGRHDWRSDRVALAAHDVATLFAAAVFGARFVVKQWLYLADSTTWLAVAKVAMGTPLTVLAALVVVWAFRRTTKRLVPHRT